Proteins from a single region of Carassius gibelio isolate Cgi1373 ecotype wild population from Czech Republic chromosome B15, carGib1.2-hapl.c, whole genome shotgun sequence:
- the hmbsb gene encoding hydroxymethylbilane synthase, b isoform X2: MSEKTNLQDADGKVSRVIRVGTRKSQLARIQTDSVVEKLKELHPDVQFEIVAMSTTGDKILDTALSKIGEKSLFTKELENALEKNEVDLVVHSLKDLPTVLPVGFTIGSVLKRENPHDAVVLHPKHKGKRLDSLANKSVVGTSSLRRAAQLKKRFPHLEFKDIRGNLNTRLKKLDEKDDFSAIVLAAAGLRRMGWDNRISQILGPEDCMYAVGQGALAVEVRARDQDILEMVSVLNDSDTVLRCMAERAFLKHLEGGCSVPVAVYTEVKNSQLYLTGAVYSLDGSDSLKETMQTSISSDSQVEEQEKVDEKVQRVGITALKVSEAAQDAAEKLGVDLGNLLLSKGAKEILTVARQLNDAR; this comes from the exons ATGTCGGAAAAGACAAACCTACAG GACGCTGATGGCAAAGTCAGCAGGGTGATCCGTGTTGGCACCAGAAAAAGCCag CTGGCTCGAATTCAGACGGACAGTGTTGTAGAGAAACTCAAGGAGTTACACCCTGATGTTCAATTTGAAATAG tggCTATGTCAACAACAGGAGACAAAATACTTGACACAGCTTTATCCAAA ATTGGTGAAAAGAGTCTCTTCACAAAGGAACTGGAAAATGCTTTGGAAAAAAACGA GGTGGACCTGGTTGTACACTCTTTAAAAGACTTGCCAACTGTTCTTCCTGTGGGCTTCACTATAGGATCTGTGCTGAA GCGAGAAAACCCCCATGATGCTGTTGTCTTGCACCCCAAACATAAAGGCAAACGTCTAGACTCTCTAGCCAACAAAAG TGTTGTAGGTACCAGTTCTCTTCGCCGGGCCGCACAACTAAAGAAGAGATTTCCTCATCTGGAGTTTAAAGACATT AGAGGTAATCTCAACACTCGTCTAAAGAAACTGGATGAAAAAGATGACTTTTCAGCGATCGTTTTAGCAGCAGCTGGTCTCCGGAGAATGGGCTGGGACAATCGCATCAGCCAG ATCCTTGGGCCTGAAGACTGCATGTATGCAGTTGGACAG GGCGCTCTGGCAGTCGAGGTGAGAGCTCGGGACCAGGACATCCTGGAAATGGTGTCAGTATTAAATGACTCCGACACCGTGTTGAGATGCATGGCAGAGAGAGCCTTCCTCAAACACCTG GAAGGGGGATGCAGTGTTCCAGTTGCTGTTTACACTGAAGTTAAGAATTCACAG CTCTACCTGACCGGAGCGGTGTACAGTCTCGATGGTTCAGACAGTCTGAAGGAGACCATGCAGACAAGCATCAGCTCTGACAGTCAG GTTGAGGAGCAGGAGAAAGTTGACGAGAAGGTCCAGCGTGTGGGCATCACTGCTTTAAAGGTGTCAGAAGCAGCCCAGGACGCTGCAGAGAAGTTAGGAGTGGACCTCGGAAATCTGCTGCTCAGCAAAGGAGCCAAAGAGATACTGACTGTAGCCAGACAGCTGAATGATGCACGATAG
- the hmbsb gene encoding hydroxymethylbilane synthase, b isoform X1 produces MADGPYKYIRDADGKVSRVIRVGTRKSQLARIQTDSVVEKLKELHPDVQFEIVAMSTTGDKILDTALSKIGEKSLFTKELENALEKNEVDLVVHSLKDLPTVLPVGFTIGSVLKRENPHDAVVLHPKHKGKRLDSLANKSVVGTSSLRRAAQLKKRFPHLEFKDIRGNLNTRLKKLDEKDDFSAIVLAAAGLRRMGWDNRISQILGPEDCMYAVGQGALAVEVRARDQDILEMVSVLNDSDTVLRCMAERAFLKHLEGGCSVPVAVYTEVKNSQLYLTGAVYSLDGSDSLKETMQTSISSDSQVEEQEKVDEKVQRVGITALKVSEAAQDAAEKLGVDLGNLLLSKGAKEILTVARQLNDAR; encoded by the exons ATGGCAGATGGACCTTACAAATACATCAGG GACGCTGATGGCAAAGTCAGCAGGGTGATCCGTGTTGGCACCAGAAAAAGCCag CTGGCTCGAATTCAGACGGACAGTGTTGTAGAGAAACTCAAGGAGTTACACCCTGATGTTCAATTTGAAATAG tggCTATGTCAACAACAGGAGACAAAATACTTGACACAGCTTTATCCAAA ATTGGTGAAAAGAGTCTCTTCACAAAGGAACTGGAAAATGCTTTGGAAAAAAACGA GGTGGACCTGGTTGTACACTCTTTAAAAGACTTGCCAACTGTTCTTCCTGTGGGCTTCACTATAGGATCTGTGCTGAA GCGAGAAAACCCCCATGATGCTGTTGTCTTGCACCCCAAACATAAAGGCAAACGTCTAGACTCTCTAGCCAACAAAAG TGTTGTAGGTACCAGTTCTCTTCGCCGGGCCGCACAACTAAAGAAGAGATTTCCTCATCTGGAGTTTAAAGACATT AGAGGTAATCTCAACACTCGTCTAAAGAAACTGGATGAAAAAGATGACTTTTCAGCGATCGTTTTAGCAGCAGCTGGTCTCCGGAGAATGGGCTGGGACAATCGCATCAGCCAG ATCCTTGGGCCTGAAGACTGCATGTATGCAGTTGGACAG GGCGCTCTGGCAGTCGAGGTGAGAGCTCGGGACCAGGACATCCTGGAAATGGTGTCAGTATTAAATGACTCCGACACCGTGTTGAGATGCATGGCAGAGAGAGCCTTCCTCAAACACCTG GAAGGGGGATGCAGTGTTCCAGTTGCTGTTTACACTGAAGTTAAGAATTCACAG CTCTACCTGACCGGAGCGGTGTACAGTCTCGATGGTTCAGACAGTCTGAAGGAGACCATGCAGACAAGCATCAGCTCTGACAGTCAG GTTGAGGAGCAGGAGAAAGTTGACGAGAAGGTCCAGCGTGTGGGCATCACTGCTTTAAAGGTGTCAGAAGCAGCCCAGGACGCTGCAGAGAAGTTAGGAGTGGACCTCGGAAATCTGCTGCTCAGCAAAGGAGCCAAAGAGATACTGACTGTAGCCAGACAGCTGAATGATGCACGATAG
- the si:dkey-182i3.9 gene encoding zinc finger protein 883 isoform X2, translating to MEVNTEIAVSFVVLLHSLTLYIRNDSYRLSTMAEYDLFRKQTVSIMTLLIETVLDEIQKVFECECGPFHNEISNVGDRDLISEMNEKQRRMVKLTAVMETFTKVAVQKICKVFSYCFALKPTQLQGFKSYHDDVINVKELAKQHLKKPESKTSHAVRDVSATSMSQERHKLLTVLPEETVQPQDSVKGRERAKEDQVSEACQSSGRENPVLAFFIVENSSIASVEDQQAEENAQAGQISTKSEKPKKTKPYDCKECGKKYFYRRSLDQHKCGHLKGPHSCEQCGKKFKYLKGLRKHLLNHTEKKGICKTCGKAFVNLKMHERVHLEVKPFLCSTCGHSFTVKGSLLAHQRIHTGEKPYSCEICGKHFTHSSNLACHLLTHSSDRPWKCTLCDKTFKTEKKMKMHQLVHTGEKPHVCSRCGQKFGHITNLRRHLLMHNGVKRHVCEICSKQFYQSKSLKRHMGIHGALKAFMCEICGKSFVFNYALQKHLLTHGDKASLNGKSKDGKSFPCDECGRCYSSTAMLRIHQRLHTEKDPYMCKVCGKSYSSLYSLKEHEKLHSGLTPFKCDICDKTFTQKVGLKMHEVVHTKAKPYRCSVCGSQFGLPHSLRLHMRIHSGEKPHKCETCGMCFRLSGNLRRHERIHTGERPFSCEAKDVQLC from the exons atggaagtGAACACAGAAATCGCGGTATCGTTTGTGGTCTTACTTCATTCACTCACTTTATATATCAGAAATGACAGTTACCGATTGAGCACAATGGCGGAGTATGACCTATTCCGCAAACAGACTGTGTCTATAATGACGCTTTTGATAGAAACAGTCCTAGACGAGATTCAGAAAGTTTTTGAATGTGAATGTGGCCCATTTCACAATGAAATCAGTAACGTTGGTGACAGAGATCTGATATCGGAGATGAATGAAAAACAACGCAGAATG GTCAAGCTGACAGCTGTGATGGAGACCTTTACCAAGGTGGCTGTTCAAAAAATATGCAAAGTGTTCAGTTATTGCTTTGCGCTTAAGCCAACTCAGTTGCAGGGTTTTAAAAGTTACCATGATGACGTAATAAATGTAAAAGAGTTGGCGAAGCAGCATTTGAAGAAACCAGAAAGTAAAACCAGTCATGCTGTCAGAGATGTGTCTG CTACATCAATGTCTCAGGAGAGACATAAACTGCTCACTGTGTTACCTGAAGAAACTGTTCAACCACAAGATTCGGTTAAAGGCAGAGAG CGTGCAAAGGAGGATCAAGTCTCTGAAGCTTGTCAAAGTAGTGGACGAGAGAACCCAGTGCTAGCATTTTTTATAG TTGAAAACAGCAGCATCGCCTCAGTTGAGGACCAGCAAGCTGAAGAAAACGCACAAGCAGGACAAATAAGTACAAAATCTGAAAAACCCAAGAAGACAAAGCCATATGACTGTAAAGAGTGCGGAAAGAAATATTTCTATAGACGCTCACTAGATCAGCACAAGTGCGGACATTTAAAAGGACCTCACAGTTGTGAGCAGTGCGggaagaagtttaaatacttgAAAGGATTAAGAAAACACCTACTGAATCACACAGAGAAGAAAGGGATCTGTAAAACATGTGGGAAAGCCTTCGTAAATCTTAAGATGCACGAACGTGTCCACCTGGAAGTGAAGCCGTTTCTGTGTTCCACATGTGGACACAGCTTCACCGTGAAGGGAAGTTTACTGGCACACCAGAGGATCCATACAGGTGAGAAACCGTACAGTTGTGAGATCTGCGGGAAGCACTTTACACACTCAAGCAACCTCGCCTGCCATCTGCTCACTCACTCCAGTGACAGGCCGTGGAAATGCACCCTCTGTGACAAGACTTTCAAAACGGAAAAGAAAATGAAGATGCACCAGCTCGTGCATACGGGAGAGAAACCCCATGTATGTAGCAGATGTGGGCAGAAGTTTGGCCACATTACAAATCTCAGAAGGCATCTCCTCATGCACAACGGTGTGAAGCGCCACGTCTGTGAAATCTGTTCCAAGCAGTTTTATCAGAGCAAGTCTCTGAAGAGGCATATGGGAATACATGGAGCTCTGAAGGCATTTATGTGTGAAATATGTGGGAAGAGCTTTGTTTTTAACTATGCCCTACAGAAACACTTACTCACACATGGTGATAAAGCCAGTCTGAATGGCAAATCTAAAGATGGGAAGTCTTTCCCGTGTGACGAATGCGGAAGGTGCTACAGTTCGACCGCTATGCTCCGAATACATCAGAGACTTCATACGGAAAAGGATCCGTACATGTGTAAAGTCTGCGGGAAAAGCTATAGCAGCTTGTATTCGCTGAAGGAACACGAGAAGCTTCATTCGGGGTTGACACCGTTCAAGTGTGACATCTGTGATAAGACTTTTACTCAGAAAGTTGGTTTGAAAATGCACGAGGTTGTTCATACCAAAGCCAAACCGTACAGATGTTCTGTTTGCGGAAGCCAGTTCGGGCTTCCACACAGTCTGAGACTGCATATGCGCATTCACTCCGGCGAAAAGCCACACAAGTGCGAAACGTGCGGAATGTGCTTTCGCTTATCTGGAAACTTGAGGCGGCATGAGCGGATCCACACCGGCGAGAGGCCGTTCAGCTGTGAG GCCAAAGACGTGCAGCTCTGTTGA
- the si:dkey-182i3.9 gene encoding zinc finger protein 883 isoform X1 → MEVNTEIAVSFVVLLHSLTLYIRNDSYRLSTMAEYDLFRKQTVSIMTLLIETVLDEIQKVFECECGPFHNEISNVGDRDLISEMNEKQRRMVKLTAVMETFTKVAVQKICKVFSYCFALKPTQLQGFKSYHDDVINVKELAKQHLKKPESKTSHAVRDVSATSMSQERHKLLTVLPEETVQPQDSVKGRERAKEDQVSEACQSSGRENPVLAFFIVENSSIASVEDQQAEENAQAGQISTKSEKPKKTKPYDCKECGKKYFYRRSLDQHKCGHLKGPHSCEQCGKKFKYLKGLRKHLLNHTEKKGICKTCGKAFVNLKMHERVHLEVKPFLCSTCGHSFTVKGSLLAHQRIHTGEKPYSCEICGKHFTHSSNLACHLLTHSSDRPWKCTLCDKTFKTEKKMKMHQLVHTGEKPHVCSRCGQKFGHITNLRRHLLMHNGVKRHVCEICSKQFYQSKSLKRHMGIHGALKAFMCEICGKSFVFNYALQKHLLTHGDKASLNGKSKDGKSFPCDECGRCYSSTAMLRIHQRLHTEKDPYMCKVCGKSYSSLYSLKEHEKLHSGLTPFKCDICDKTFTQKVGLKMHEVVHTKAKPYRCSVCGSQFGLPHSLRLHMRIHSGEKPHKCETCGMCFRLSGNLRRHERIHTGERPFSCEVCGKKFVQLSHVKAHMQIHTGVKPYTCQKCGKKYAYRRNYNDHKCIPV, encoded by the exons atggaagtGAACACAGAAATCGCGGTATCGTTTGTGGTCTTACTTCATTCACTCACTTTATATATCAGAAATGACAGTTACCGATTGAGCACAATGGCGGAGTATGACCTATTCCGCAAACAGACTGTGTCTATAATGACGCTTTTGATAGAAACAGTCCTAGACGAGATTCAGAAAGTTTTTGAATGTGAATGTGGCCCATTTCACAATGAAATCAGTAACGTTGGTGACAGAGATCTGATATCGGAGATGAATGAAAAACAACGCAGAATG GTCAAGCTGACAGCTGTGATGGAGACCTTTACCAAGGTGGCTGTTCAAAAAATATGCAAAGTGTTCAGTTATTGCTTTGCGCTTAAGCCAACTCAGTTGCAGGGTTTTAAAAGTTACCATGATGACGTAATAAATGTAAAAGAGTTGGCGAAGCAGCATTTGAAGAAACCAGAAAGTAAAACCAGTCATGCTGTCAGAGATGTGTCTG CTACATCAATGTCTCAGGAGAGACATAAACTGCTCACTGTGTTACCTGAAGAAACTGTTCAACCACAAGATTCGGTTAAAGGCAGAGAG CGTGCAAAGGAGGATCAAGTCTCTGAAGCTTGTCAAAGTAGTGGACGAGAGAACCCAGTGCTAGCATTTTTTATAG TTGAAAACAGCAGCATCGCCTCAGTTGAGGACCAGCAAGCTGAAGAAAACGCACAAGCAGGACAAATAAGTACAAAATCTGAAAAACCCAAGAAGACAAAGCCATATGACTGTAAAGAGTGCGGAAAGAAATATTTCTATAGACGCTCACTAGATCAGCACAAGTGCGGACATTTAAAAGGACCTCACAGTTGTGAGCAGTGCGggaagaagtttaaatacttgAAAGGATTAAGAAAACACCTACTGAATCACACAGAGAAGAAAGGGATCTGTAAAACATGTGGGAAAGCCTTCGTAAATCTTAAGATGCACGAACGTGTCCACCTGGAAGTGAAGCCGTTTCTGTGTTCCACATGTGGACACAGCTTCACCGTGAAGGGAAGTTTACTGGCACACCAGAGGATCCATACAGGTGAGAAACCGTACAGTTGTGAGATCTGCGGGAAGCACTTTACACACTCAAGCAACCTCGCCTGCCATCTGCTCACTCACTCCAGTGACAGGCCGTGGAAATGCACCCTCTGTGACAAGACTTTCAAAACGGAAAAGAAAATGAAGATGCACCAGCTCGTGCATACGGGAGAGAAACCCCATGTATGTAGCAGATGTGGGCAGAAGTTTGGCCACATTACAAATCTCAGAAGGCATCTCCTCATGCACAACGGTGTGAAGCGCCACGTCTGTGAAATCTGTTCCAAGCAGTTTTATCAGAGCAAGTCTCTGAAGAGGCATATGGGAATACATGGAGCTCTGAAGGCATTTATGTGTGAAATATGTGGGAAGAGCTTTGTTTTTAACTATGCCCTACAGAAACACTTACTCACACATGGTGATAAAGCCAGTCTGAATGGCAAATCTAAAGATGGGAAGTCTTTCCCGTGTGACGAATGCGGAAGGTGCTACAGTTCGACCGCTATGCTCCGAATACATCAGAGACTTCATACGGAAAAGGATCCGTACATGTGTAAAGTCTGCGGGAAAAGCTATAGCAGCTTGTATTCGCTGAAGGAACACGAGAAGCTTCATTCGGGGTTGACACCGTTCAAGTGTGACATCTGTGATAAGACTTTTACTCAGAAAGTTGGTTTGAAAATGCACGAGGTTGTTCATACCAAAGCCAAACCGTACAGATGTTCTGTTTGCGGAAGCCAGTTCGGGCTTCCACACAGTCTGAGACTGCATATGCGCATTCACTCCGGCGAAAAGCCACACAAGTGCGAAACGTGCGGAATGTGCTTTCGCTTATCTGGAAACTTGAGGCGGCATGAGCGGATCCACACCGGCGAGAGGCCGTTCAGCTGTGAGGTGTGTGGGAAAAAGTTTGTGCAACTCAGCCATGTGAAGGCACATATGCAGATCCACACTGGTGTCAAACCCTACACGTGCCAGAAGTGCGGGAAGAAATATGCCTACCGTAGAAATTACAATGATCACAAGTGTATACCTGTGTGA